The following coding sequences lie in one Pseudomonas sp. SL4(2022) genomic window:
- the nadD gene encoding nicotinate-nucleotide adenylyltransferase: MAQNPGARRTDARRIGLLGGTFNPVHIGHLRSAVEVAEALQLDELRLIPSARPPHRSAPEVSAEDRLAMVRLAVTDADVLRVDDRELQRDKPSYSIDTLESLRCELAVHDQLFLLLGWDAFCGLPSWQRWDELLRHCHILVLQRPDADSEAPEALRDLLAARSVSDPSALNGPSGQIAFIWQTPLAVSATQIRALLASGKSARFLVPDTVLAYIHAHGLYRGAN, from the coding sequence ATGGCCCAGAATCCTGGCGCCCGACGTACCGACGCCCGACGCATCGGCCTGCTTGGTGGCACCTTTAATCCGGTGCACATCGGCCATCTGCGCAGTGCCGTGGAAGTCGCCGAGGCGCTGCAGCTTGATGAGTTGCGTCTGATCCCCAGTGCACGGCCGCCGCATCGCAGTGCGCCAGAGGTCAGTGCCGAGGATCGCCTGGCCATGGTGCGGCTGGCGGTGACGGATGCTGATGTGCTGCGGGTGGATGATCGCGAGCTGCAACGCGACAAACCGTCCTACAGTATCGACACGCTGGAGTCGTTGCGCTGCGAGTTGGCGGTACATGACCAGCTGTTTCTGCTGTTGGGATGGGATGCCTTTTGCGGCTTGCCCAGCTGGCAGCGTTGGGATGAATTATTGCGGCACTGTCATATTCTGGTGCTGCAGCGCCCGGATGCCGACAGCGAAGCGCCCGAGGCGCTGCGCGATTTGTTGGCGGCACGCAGTGTGAGTGACCCTTCTGCCCTGAATGGGCCGAGTGGGCAAATTGCTTTTATCTGGCAGACACCCCTGGCGGTGTCGGCTACCCAGATCCGCGCGCTACTGGCGAGCGGAAAGTCGGCACGCTTTCTGGTGCCTGACACGGTACTGGCCTATATCCATGCCCACGGACTGTACCGTGGTGCGAATTGA
- the rodA gene encoding rod shape-determining protein RodA yields MRRRATLLQRLHIDGILLLLLLILATGSLFILYSASGKNVDLLMKQASSFGIGLVGMLIIAQFEPRFMERWVPLAYVGGVALLVVVDVMGHNAMGATRWINIPGVIRFQPSEFMKIIMPATIAWYLSNRSLPPRFKHICISLAMIIMPFVLILIQPDLGTSLLILASGGFVLFIAGLQWRWVIGAVAAVVPIAIGMWFFVMHQYQKQRVLTFLNPESDPLGSGWNIIQSKAAIGSGGVLGKGWLQGTQSHLDFLPESHTDFIIAVLAEEFGLVGVCLLLLVYLLLIARGLVITVQAQTLFGKLLAGALTMTFFVYVFVNIGMVSGLLPVVGVPLPFISYGGTSLITLLSGFGILMSIHTHRKWMTQA; encoded by the coding sequence CTGCGTCGCCGTGCAACCTTGCTGCAGCGCCTGCATATCGATGGGATATTGCTGCTGCTGTTGTTGATCCTGGCAACCGGCAGCCTGTTCATTCTGTACTCGGCCAGTGGCAAGAACGTTGATCTGCTGATGAAGCAGGCCAGCTCCTTTGGCATCGGCCTGGTCGGCATGCTGATCATCGCCCAGTTCGAACCGCGCTTCATGGAGCGTTGGGTGCCGCTGGCCTATGTGGGGGGCGTGGCGCTGCTGGTTGTAGTGGATGTTATGGGGCATAACGCCATGGGTGCCACACGCTGGATCAATATCCCCGGGGTGATCCGTTTTCAGCCCTCGGAGTTCATGAAAATCATCATGCCGGCGACTATTGCCTGGTACCTGTCAAACCGCAGTCTGCCGCCGCGGTTTAAGCATATCTGCATCAGTCTGGCGATGATCATCATGCCTTTCGTGCTGATCCTGATACAGCCTGATTTGGGCACTTCGCTGCTAATTCTCGCCTCTGGCGGCTTCGTGTTGTTTATCGCCGGTCTGCAATGGCGCTGGGTGATTGGTGCCGTGGCCGCCGTGGTGCCGATCGCTATCGGCATGTGGTTCTTTGTCATGCACCAGTACCAGAAGCAGCGCGTGTTGACCTTCCTCAACCCGGAAAGCGATCCGCTGGGCAGCGGCTGGAACATCATCCAATCCAAGGCCGCCATTGGCTCCGGCGGTGTGCTGGGCAAGGGCTGGTTGCAGGGTACTCAGTCGCACCTGGACTTTCTCCCGGAGAGCCACACCGACTTCATCATTGCGGTACTGGCCGAGGAGTTCGGCCTGGTTGGCGTGTGTTTGTTACTGCTGGTGTACTTGCTGTTGATCGCGCGCGGTCTGGTGATTACCGTGCAAGCGCAGACGCTGTTCGGTAAGCTGCTCGCCGGCGCGCTGACCATGACTTTCTTTGTTTATGTTTTCGTCAATATCGGGATGGTCAGCGGCTTGTTGCCGGTGGTGGGGGTGCCGTTGCCCTTCATCAGCTATGGCGGTACCTCGCTTATTACCTTGCTCTCCGGCTTCGGAATTTTGATGTCGATCCACACCCATCGGAAGTGGATGACTCAGGCTTGA
- a CDS encoding class I SAM-dependent methyltransferase, with protein sequence MPERARASSAHISPSAHYTGYVWYRHQLADVAFVTGFGRFVHGLLSPITWGARVGLGLDIEQFLLQRHLQIDAQLTAAIEQGGVCQVVEIACGLSPRGRRFTSRYSHLRYVEADLPVMAARKRLLLNAEGWLGNQHQVRAVDILAEDGSKSLAALFAEMDHSKPVVVITEGLVNYFELALIESFWTRLADLLREFPQATYLTELYPDLREHPRYRQLRWGVGLIGRLTRGNYPLHYRNDQAIVQGFQRCGFSQVEVFDPSRTAQALGLAVSRNAGLVRVIEARV encoded by the coding sequence ATGCCTGAACGTGCCCGAGCCAGCAGTGCCCATATCAGCCCCAGTGCCCACTACACCGGTTATGTCTGGTATCGCCATCAGTTGGCGGATGTAGCCTTTGTTACCGGTTTCGGGCGTTTCGTGCATGGTCTGCTCAGCCCGATCACCTGGGGGGCACGGGTCGGATTAGGTCTGGATATCGAGCAGTTCCTGTTGCAGCGCCATCTGCAGATTGATGCTCAGCTGACTGCGGCCATTGAGCAGGGCGGCGTATGCCAGGTGGTGGAAATTGCCTGCGGTCTGTCACCGCGTGGTCGTCGCTTTACCTCGCGATACTCGCACCTGCGATATGTCGAGGCTGATCTGCCGGTGATGGCCGCGCGTAAGCGTCTGTTGCTGAATGCCGAGGGTTGGCTGGGTAACCAGCATCAGGTGCGTGCAGTGGATATCCTTGCCGAGGACGGCAGTAAAAGCCTGGCGGCACTGTTCGCCGAGATGGATCACAGCAAGCCAGTGGTGGTGATTACCGAGGGGTTGGTGAATTATTTCGAGTTGGCACTGATCGAATCGTTCTGGACGCGTTTGGCTGACCTGTTGCGCGAGTTTCCTCAGGCCACCTATCTCACCGAGCTTTATCCTGATCTGCGCGAGCACCCGCGTTACCGTCAGCTGCGCTGGGGGGTTGGTCTGATTGGGCGGCTGACCCGTGGCAACTACCCGCTGCATTACCGCAATGACCAGGCGATTGTGCAGGGCTTCCAGCGCTGCGGCTTCAGTCAGGTCGAGGTCTTTGATCCGAGCCGCACAGCCCAGGCGCTCGGCCTGGCTGTCTCGCGTAATGCCGGTCTGGTACGGGTGATCGAGGCGCGTGTCTAG
- the mltB gene encoding lytic murein transglycosylase B — protein sequence MMKWVTPWLALAGACALVPVAVADDYRQSPQVAEFVAEMTRDYGFAGEQLIELFAQVERKQAILDAISRPAEKAKPWKDYRPIFITDKRISQGVAFWKQHEATLARAEAEYGVPPQVIVAIIGVETFYGGNTGSWRVMDALSTLAFDYPPRAPFFRKELREFLLLTREEQVEPLSMTGSYAGAMGLPQFMPSSFRAYAVDFDGDGHINIWNNPVDAIGSVASYFKRHGWQPGQLVASAANLKGAQAEQGLTVGLDPVKNVGELRKLGWTSAEPLADDLPVTAFRLEGTDGAEYWIGLPNFFVITRYNRSVMYAMAVNQLAEALVDTRGVK from the coding sequence ATGATGAAATGGGTAACACCCTGGTTGGCGCTGGCTGGCGCCTGTGCACTGGTACCGGTGGCTGTGGCCGATGACTACCGGCAATCACCGCAGGTGGCTGAGTTCGTCGCAGAGATGACACGTGACTATGGTTTTGCTGGTGAACAACTGATCGAACTGTTTGCCCAGGTTGAGCGCAAACAGGCCATTCTTGATGCCATTTCGCGTCCGGCAGAAAAGGCCAAGCCGTGGAAGGACTATCGGCCAATTTTCATCACGGACAAGCGCATCAGTCAGGGCGTCGCATTCTGGAAGCAGCACGAAGCGACGCTGGCTCGCGCCGAAGCTGAATATGGCGTGCCGCCACAGGTGATCGTGGCGATTATTGGCGTGGAAACCTTTTATGGCGGTAATACCGGCAGCTGGCGCGTGATGGATGCCCTGTCGACCCTGGCTTTTGACTACCCGCCGCGTGCACCGTTCTTTCGCAAGGAGCTGCGCGAATTTCTGCTATTGACCCGCGAAGAACAGGTCGAGCCGCTGAGCATGACCGGCTCCTATGCCGGTGCCATGGGATTGCCGCAGTTCATGCCGAGCAGTTTTCGTGCATATGCCGTGGATTTCGATGGTGATGGCCATATCAACATCTGGAATAACCCGGTCGATGCCATTGGCAGTGTGGCCAGCTACTTCAAGCGGCACGGCTGGCAGCCAGGGCAACTTGTGGCCAGCGCCGCCAACCTCAAGGGGGCGCAAGCTGAGCAAGGCCTGACTGTGGGCCTGGACCCGGTGAAGAATGTCGGTGAGCTGCGTAAGTTGGGCTGGACCAGTGCCGAGCCGCTGGCTGACGATTTGCCGGTAACTGCCTTCCGTCTGGAAGGTACTGATGGCGCCGAGTACTGGATCGGCCTGCCTAACTTCTTTGTCATCACCCGCTACAATCGCAGTGTGATGTATGCCATGGCAGTCAATCAGCTGGCCGAGGCGCTGGTCGATACACGGGGTGTGAAGTGA
- a CDS encoding glutamate-5-semialdehyde dehydrogenase — protein MTESVLDYMTRLGQAARSASRVLARASTAQKNRALQAAAAALDAGRDELIVANELDLAAARANGLEPAMVDRLALTPAVIDSMIEGLRQVATLPDPIGEIRDMRYLPSGIQVGKMRVPLGVIGIIYESRPNVTIDAASLCLKSGNATILRGGSEAIHSNQAIARCIQQGLAEAGLPASAVQVVETTDRAAVGALISMPEFVDVIVPRGGKGLIERISRDAKVPVIKHLDGVCHVYIDMAADLDKAIRVADNAKTQRYSPCNAMETLLVHAAVADKVLPPLAAIYRDKGVELRGDAATRALLGSDVLEASEDDWYAEYNAPILAIRIVESLDAAIEHINHYGSKHTDAILTENFTDARRFLTEVDSASVMVNASTRFADGFEYGLGAEIGISTDKLHARGPVGLEGLTSEKYVVFGDGHIRT, from the coding sequence ATGACTGAGTCCGTGCTTGATTATATGACCCGCCTGGGACAGGCCGCCCGCAGTGCTTCGCGTGTGCTCGCGCGTGCCAGCACCGCGCAGAAGAACCGTGCCCTGCAGGCCGCCGCTGCAGCGTTGGATGCAGGCCGCGACGAACTGATTGTCGCCAATGAACTGGACCTGGCCGCTGCCCGCGCCAATGGTCTTGAACCGGCTATGGTTGACCGTCTGGCGCTGACGCCTGCGGTGATCGATTCGATGATTGAAGGCCTGCGTCAGGTCGCCACGCTGCCGGACCCGATTGGCGAGATCCGTGACATGCGTTACCTGCCGTCGGGTATCCAGGTCGGCAAGATGCGCGTGCCGCTCGGTGTGATTGGCATTATTTATGAGTCACGGCCGAACGTGACCATCGACGCCGCCAGCCTGTGCCTGAAATCCGGTAACGCGACCATTTTGCGGGGTGGCTCCGAGGCGATTCATTCCAACCAGGCCATTGCCCGCTGCATTCAGCAGGGGCTGGCAGAGGCCGGCCTGCCGGCCAGCGCCGTGCAGGTGGTGGAAACCACTGATCGCGCCGCTGTTGGTGCGCTGATCAGCATGCCGGAATTTGTCGATGTAATCGTGCCGCGTGGCGGCAAGGGTTTGATCGAGCGCATCAGCCGTGACGCCAAGGTGCCGGTGATCAAACACCTGGACGGTGTGTGTCACGTGTACATCGACATGGCGGCCGATTTGGACAAGGCCATTCGCGTCGCCGATAACGCCAAAACCCAGCGCTACTCGCCGTGCAACGCTATGGAAACCTTGCTGGTGCATGCCGCCGTGGCGGACAAGGTGCTGCCGCCGCTGGCGGCGATCTACCGCGATAAAGGTGTTGAGCTGCGTGGCGATGCCGCGACCCGTGCGCTGCTCGGCAGCGACGTATTGGAAGCCAGTGAAGATGACTGGTACGCCGAGTACAACGCGCCGATCCTGGCTATCCGTATCGTTGAGTCGCTGGATGCCGCCATCGAGCACATCAACCATTACGGTTCCAAGCACACAGACGCGATTCTCACTGAGAACTTCACGGATGCGCGGCGTTTCCTGACCGAGGTGGATTCCGCCTCGGTGATGGTCAATGCCTCGACCCGTTTCGCCGATGGCTTCGAGTACGGCCTGGGCGCGGAGATCGGTATTTCCACTGACAAGCTGCATGCCCGTGGTCCGGTGGGTCTGGAAGGCCTGACCAGTGAGAAGTATGTGGTGTTCGGCGACGGACACATCCGCACCTGA
- a CDS encoding DNA-3-methyladenine glycosylase → MPADPNLSLPWPQGRALPADFFDRDACRLARDLLGKVIRHRHGEHWLSARIIETEAYYLSEKGSHASLGYTHKRRALFMDGGHIYMYYARGGDSLNFSAQGPGNAVLIKSAYPWQDVRSGADALTQMLRNNPDAQGRPRAPGSLCNGQTLLCKALGLKVPDWDARPFDEQHLFVEDLGERPQQIVQCTRLGIPHGRDEQLPYRFVDAAFARYCTRNPLRRGQLAGRDFHLINPEDDHR, encoded by the coding sequence ATGCCTGCCGATCCCAACCTTAGTTTGCCCTGGCCCCAGGGACGCGCTCTGCCGGCCGATTTCTTCGACCGTGACGCATGCCGACTGGCCCGCGACCTGCTGGGCAAGGTGATTCGCCATCGGCATGGCGAACACTGGCTGAGCGCACGCATCATCGAAACCGAAGCCTATTACCTGAGCGAGAAAGGCAGCCATGCCTCGCTTGGCTATACCCACAAACGCCGCGCGCTGTTTATGGATGGCGGACACATCTATATGTATTACGCCCGCGGCGGCGACTCGCTGAACTTCAGCGCCCAGGGCCCGGGCAATGCAGTGCTGATCAAATCAGCCTATCCCTGGCAGGATGTGCGCAGCGGCGCCGACGCTCTGACGCAGATGCTGCGTAATAACCCGGACGCACAAGGCCGCCCCCGTGCCCCAGGCAGTCTGTGCAATGGCCAAACCCTGCTGTGCAAGGCCCTGGGCCTGAAAGTACCGGACTGGGATGCACGGCCCTTCGATGAGCAGCACCTGTTTGTCGAAGACCTCGGTGAACGCCCGCAGCAGATCGTGCAATGCACCCGCCTGGGCATCCCCCACGGGCGTGACGAGCAACTGCCGTACCGTTTTGTCGACGCTGCCTTTGCCCGCTACTGCACCCGCAACCCATTGCGCCGCGGCCAGTTGGCCGGCCGCGACTTCCATTTAATTAACCCTGAGGATGATCACCGATGA
- the rsfS gene encoding ribosome silencing factor — MQSEALVKLATAALEEIKAQDITVIDVRGKTSITDFMLIASGTSSRHVKSLVDNVLEKAKEQGVRPLGSEGLDSGEWALLDLGDIVVHVMLPTARQFYDLERLWQGAEQSRAQFSAEPGSEQQ; from the coding sequence ATGCAGAGCGAAGCGCTGGTTAAACTGGCCACCGCCGCTCTGGAAGAAATCAAGGCGCAAGACATCACCGTAATCGATGTGCGTGGCAAAACCAGCATCACTGACTTCATGCTGATCGCCAGCGGCACCTCCAGCCGTCACGTTAAATCGCTGGTCGATAACGTGCTGGAAAAGGCCAAAGAGCAGGGCGTGCGCCCGCTGGGCAGCGAAGGTCTGGACAGTGGCGAGTGGGCACTGCTCGACCTCGGCGACATCGTGGTGCACGTGATGCTGCCAACGGCCCGTCAGTTCTACGACCTTGAGCGTCTGTGGCAGGGGGCTGAGCAAAGCCGTGCGCAGTTCAGCGCAGAGCCAGGTTCTGAGCAGCAATAA
- a CDS encoding alpha/beta fold hydrolase, whose translation MHYRTDYCAAQLNEPPQTLDLGELRLHYQAYAQHSQDPRPPVLMLGGAFQSFRSFAAEVSELLEQHPVILLDLPSQGGNLQLVPQLTLEQLADLIADFAEELNLPPLMPIGLSYGSALAALFAARHPTRCARVLLAGITAFGRPGARLLLQEGLALLADGRNEAFAYGALTGLLNPLRLEQTGVAPVFRKALLRQIQRLSAADVERYRQNSQRLLDFQGFNQHPCCPTLVLAGEHDHFTQPWEHAHFAAACAQASCALIHNADHLAQFEQREACASLYNPFLRGETLPQRSLGSSLLPHPHLLQLEKRFEPRQPPNHRHARLQHRDGGEWTVEVSELGFFGGLLQADLPTIRGTRGWQLLCKDLPAQPLLPLRQDANGLAFVFPHSDQHASQALESQFQLQQPLPTAACA comes from the coding sequence ATGCATTACCGTACCGACTATTGCGCTGCACAACTCAACGAACCCCCGCAGACGCTGGACCTGGGCGAGCTGCGCCTGCACTACCAGGCCTACGCCCAGCACAGCCAAGACCCACGCCCACCGGTGCTGATGCTGGGCGGCGCATTCCAGAGTTTTCGCTCGTTTGCCGCCGAAGTCAGCGAACTGCTCGAACAGCATCCGGTGATCCTGCTTGACCTGCCCAGCCAGGGCGGCAACCTGCAATTGGTGCCGCAACTCACGCTGGAGCAACTGGCCGACCTGATCGCCGACTTTGCCGAAGAGCTCAATCTGCCACCGCTAATGCCCATCGGCCTCTCCTACGGATCCGCTCTGGCCGCTCTGTTTGCTGCCCGACACCCAACCCGCTGCGCCCGCGTGCTACTGGCCGGAATCACTGCCTTTGGCCGCCCCGGTGCGCGCCTGCTGCTGCAGGAAGGCCTGGCATTGCTGGCCGATGGCCGCAACGAGGCCTTTGCTTACGGCGCCCTGACCGGCCTGCTCAACCCTTTGCGCCTGGAGCAGACCGGCGTTGCTCCGGTATTCCGCAAAGCCCTGCTGCGGCAAATTCAGCGCCTGTCCGCCGCCGATGTCGAGCGCTACCGGCAGAACAGTCAGCGCCTGCTGGACTTTCAGGGCTTTAATCAGCACCCCTGCTGCCCCACCCTGGTGCTGGCCGGCGAACACGACCATTTCACCCAGCCCTGGGAGCATGCCCACTTCGCCGCCGCCTGCGCCCAAGCCAGTTGCGCACTGATCCACAACGCTGACCATCTCGCCCAGTTCGAGCAACGCGAAGCCTGCGCCAGCCTGTACAACCCCTTCCTGCGCGGCGAAACCCTGCCGCAGCGCAGCCTGGGCAGCAGCTTGCTGCCCCACCCGCATCTGCTGCAGCTGGAAAAACGCTTTGAGCCGCGCCAACCACCCAACCACCGCCACGCTCGCCTGCAACATCGTGATGGTGGGGAATGGACAGTGGAAGTCAGCGAACTGGGTTTCTTCGGTGGACTGTTGCAAGCCGACCTGCCGACCATTCGTGGCACGCGCGGCTGGCAACTGCTGTGCAAGGACCTGCCAGCACAACCCCTGCTTCCCCTGCGTCAAGATGCAAACGGCTTGGCCTTCGTCTTCCCGCATAGCGATCAGCACGCCAGCCAGGCACTGGAAAGCCAATTCCAGCTACAGCAGCCACTCCCCACTGCGGCCTGCGCTTAA
- the mrdA gene encoding penicillin-binding protein 2 has protein sequence MPQPIRLKDHEKDSRLIRKRAVVGGVVVLLLTLVLLVRLYYLQVVQYEYHTTLAENNRIHVQPIPPSRGLIFDRNGVIIADNRPSFSLTLTRERAGDWPQVLDVIVEVLKLGPDERALFERRVRQGRRPFEPVPVLFELSEEQIALIAINQFRLPGVEVSAQLVRHYPLGKHFAHSVGYVGRINEKELKELDPVAYSGTHHIGKTGIERFYEDELHGDVGYEEVETNARGRVLRVLKRTDPTPGKDIVLSLDVRLQEAAEAALAGRRGAIVAIQPQTGEVLAMVSQPSFDPNPFVTGIGFKAYAELRDSIDRPLYNRVLRGLYPPGSTIKPMVAVAGLDAGVVTPQTRVLDPGFYQLQGHSHKYRNWNRTGDGWVDMDLAIARSNDTYFYSLAHKMGIDRMYDYMTRFGLGQRVSLDMFEETPGLMPSRDWKRARYRQAWYPGETLILGIGQGYMQTTPLQLAQAVSLMATRGKWIRPHLAKTIQGQPPVDPNPVPDIVLRDLKFWDNGRHGMEQVMHGPRGTARKVGDTSLYRIAGKSGTAQVVAIKQGEKYDRSKVAERHRDHALFVAFAPADNPQIAVSVMVENGESGSGVAAPVVKQVMDAWLLDEKGQLKAEFAPPVAAEVVAP, from the coding sequence ATGCCGCAACCAATTCGCCTCAAAGACCACGAAAAAGACAGTCGTCTGATCCGCAAACGCGCGGTGGTGGGGGGCGTGGTGGTGTTGCTGCTGACCTTGGTGTTGCTCGTGCGCCTGTACTACCTGCAGGTGGTTCAGTACGAATACCACACCACCCTGGCGGAAAATAATCGCATCCATGTACAGCCGATTCCGCCCAGTCGTGGGCTGATCTTCGATCGCAATGGCGTGATCATTGCGGATAACCGACCAAGTTTCAGCTTGACCCTGACCCGCGAACGCGCTGGCGATTGGCCGCAGGTACTCGACGTGATTGTCGAAGTGCTAAAGCTTGGGCCGGATGAGCGGGCGCTGTTTGAGCGCCGGGTGCGTCAGGGGCGAAGGCCATTCGAGCCGGTGCCGGTGTTGTTCGAGTTGAGCGAGGAGCAGATCGCTCTCATCGCCATCAACCAGTTCCGCCTCCCGGGGGTTGAGGTCTCTGCGCAGCTGGTTCGGCATTATCCGTTGGGCAAGCACTTCGCACACTCGGTGGGCTATGTCGGGCGGATCAACGAGAAAGAGCTTAAAGAGCTGGACCCGGTGGCCTACAGCGGTACGCACCACATCGGCAAAACCGGCATTGAGCGCTTCTATGAAGACGAGTTGCACGGTGATGTGGGTTATGAAGAGGTCGAGACTAACGCCCGTGGCCGCGTATTACGGGTGCTTAAACGGACTGACCCGACGCCAGGCAAGGATATTGTGCTGAGCCTTGATGTGCGTCTGCAGGAAGCGGCGGAAGCGGCCCTGGCCGGTCGCCGTGGTGCGATAGTGGCAATACAGCCGCAAACCGGCGAAGTGCTGGCGATGGTCAGTCAGCCGAGTTTCGACCCCAACCCGTTTGTTACCGGTATCGGCTTCAAGGCCTATGCCGAGTTGCGCGACTCGATCGACCGCCCGCTCTACAACCGGGTGTTGCGTGGTCTTTATCCGCCGGGCTCAACGATCAAACCAATGGTTGCAGTGGCGGGTTTGGACGCCGGTGTGGTGACACCGCAGACCCGAGTCTTAGATCCTGGGTTCTATCAGTTGCAGGGCCATAGTCACAAATACCGCAACTGGAACCGCACCGGCGATGGTTGGGTGGACATGGATCTGGCCATCGCCCGCTCCAATGACACCTATTTCTACTCACTGGCACACAAGATGGGCATTGATCGCATGTACGACTACATGACCCGTTTCGGTCTGGGTCAGCGTGTGTCGCTGGATATGTTCGAAGAAACTCCGGGGTTGATGCCGTCGCGAGACTGGAAGCGGGCGCGCTATCGTCAGGCCTGGTATCCCGGGGAAACGCTGATCCTCGGTATCGGTCAGGGCTATATGCAGACCACCCCCCTGCAGCTGGCTCAGGCCGTTTCGCTGATGGCCACTCGGGGTAAGTGGATTCGCCCACATCTGGCCAAGACTATCCAGGGACAGCCGCCGGTTGACCCCAATCCCGTGCCTGACATTGTGTTGCGTGACCTCAAGTTCTGGGACAACGGTCGTCATGGCATGGAGCAGGTGATGCACGGCCCGCGCGGTACCGCGCGCAAGGTGGGCGATACGTCGCTGTACCGGATTGCCGGCAAGAGCGGTACTGCTCAGGTGGTGGCCATCAAGCAGGGTGAAAAGTACGACCGCAGCAAAGTGGCTGAACGCCATCGCGATCATGCCTTGTTCGTCGCCTTCGCGCCGGCAGACAACCCTCAGATTGCGGTGTCCGTGATGGTGGAGAATGGCGAGTCTGGCTCAGGGGTTGCTGCACCGGTGGTCAAACAAGTGATGGATGCCTGGTTGCTCGATGAGAAAGGCCAGTTGAAGGCCGAATTTGCTCCGCCAGTGGCGGCTGAGGTCGTGGCACCATGA
- the rlmH gene encoding 23S rRNA (pseudouridine(1915)-N(3))-methyltransferase RlmH: protein MRIKLIAVGSRMPRWVEDGWQEYAKRMPSELSLELVEIPLTTRGKNADVARMIRQEGEAMLSKVQPGERIVTLEVEGRPWSTEQLAVELDKWRLDARTVNLMVGGPEGLAPEVQARSEQRWSLSPLTLPHPLVRILIGEQMYRAWTVLSGHPYHK from the coding sequence GTGCGCATCAAGCTGATTGCCGTGGGTTCACGCATGCCGCGCTGGGTTGAGGACGGTTGGCAGGAATATGCCAAGCGAATGCCCAGCGAGCTGTCGCTGGAATTGGTGGAGATTCCGCTGACCACCCGCGGCAAGAATGCCGACGTGGCGCGCATGATCCGCCAGGAAGGTGAGGCCATGCTGAGCAAGGTGCAGCCGGGGGAACGCATCGTCACCCTGGAAGTCGAAGGGCGACCTTGGAGCACCGAGCAGTTGGCTGTTGAACTGGACAAATGGCGTTTGGATGCCCGCACCGTCAACCTCATGGTCGGCGGCCCGGAAGGACTGGCGCCTGAGGTGCAGGCACGCAGTGAACAGCGCTGGTCGTTGTCGCCACTGACCCTGCCGCATCCCTTGGTGCGGATTCTGATCGGCGAACAGATGTATCGTGCCTGGACGGTGTTGTCCGGCCACCCTTACCACAAATAA